Within the Gloeobacter kilaueensis JS1 genome, the region ACGTTTTTTAGCCACTTTGACCTGGGGGCCGAAAAATCTGGTTGCTGGCAGATGCAGACTTGCGCCCCTGAACTCGACTACTACCTTATCTATGGCCCCACGCCCGAGCGGATCCTCTTTCGCTACACAGAGCTGACGGGCCGAGCACCGTTGCCGCCAATCTGGGCCCTGGGCTACCACCAGTGCCGCTGGAGCTACGACAGTGAAGACGAAGTCTACGAACTGGCCCGCACCTTTCGATCGCGGCGCATCCCCTGCGATGTGATTCACCTCGACATCGATTACATGCGCGGCTACCGGGTTTTTACCTGGAGCCCGAGCCGCTTCAGCGATCCGAAAAAACTAATCAGCGATCTGGGTTCCCAGGGCTTTCGGACCGTGGCGATCGTCGATCCAGGAGTCAAGTACGAGCCGGAGGCAAATTACGCCGTCTTCGATCAGGGCCTGGCAAAAAATTACTTCGTGCGCACCGCTTCGGGGCAGCTCTTCCACGGCTACGTCTGGCCCGACAAGGCTGTGTTTCCCGATTTTCTCAACAGCGCCGTGCGCCGCTGGTGGGGCGACTGGCACGCCAGATTGACCGAGATGGGTGTCGCCGGGATCTGGAACGATATGAACGAACCGACCATCGACGATCGGCCCTTCGGCGACGGCGGCACGAAAATAAGCTTCCCGAGCGACGCCGCCGCAGGCGATCCCGCCGAGCAGGCCACCTGGGCGGAGGGCCACAACCTCTATGGCCAGCAGATGGTGCGCGCCTGCCGGGAAGGGCTGGATCGCCTGCGGCCCACCGAGCGCTCCTTTGTCCTTACTCGCTCCGGCTTTGCCGGCATCCAGCGCTATGGGGCGGTGTGGATGGGCGACAACCAGTCGCAGTGGGAACATCTGGAGCTGTCGCTGCCGATGCTGTGCAACATGGGCCTCTCGGGGGTCGCTTTTGTCGGTGCCGATATCGGCGGCTTTGCCCGCAACGCGACAGCGGAGCTGTTTGCCCGCTGGATGCAGGTGGGGACGCTCTATCCGCTGATGCGCGGCCACTCGGCTCTGCACACCGCCCGGCACGAGCCCTGGGTCTTTGGCGAGCGGGTCGAGGCGATCTGCCGGAAGTATATCGAGCTCAGGTATCAGCTTCTGCCCTACCTCTACACCCTCTTCTGGCGGGCAATGACGCACGGGGAACCCATCTTGCGGCCTCTGGTCTACCAGTACCCCGACGATGAGCGCACCTATCAACTGCACGATCAGGTGCTGCTCGGGCCGCTGCTCATGGCCGCTCCGATTCTGCGCCCCGGCAGCGATTGCCGGGCCGTCTACCTGCCTGCGGGCCTCTGGCACGACTGGTGGACGGGCGAGCGCTTCGAGGGACCCGCCCACATCCTGGCCCACGCCCCCCTCGATCGCCTGCCCCTTTATGTACCCGCCGGAGCGGCTTTGCCCATGAACCCGGTGCGCCAGCACACTGGGGAACCAACCGATGCACTGATCTGGCGGGTCTGGCCGGGCGAGGGCAGCTGGACACTTTATGAGGACGATGGCAACAGCTTCGCCTACCGCGAGGGGCAATGGGCCACCACCACCTGCCGCGTTCAGCAGACAGCCGTCGAACTCACTGAGCGGCAGGGCAACTGGCAGCCCCCCGAGCGTCAGATCCGCATCGAGCTGCTCGGTTGCGGCAGCCGGCAATTTTGCGACGACGGTGCCGCCCGGCAATTGCTGTTTCGCGAGTCTTGCAATTAAAAAGTGTTCTGTGAACAGTTTTAGTCGATAGATCCGGCCTGCTGGATGGATAGGACTGCTGATTTAGACGGTGAGGAGCAAAAGGCAGGAGGGGTATCAGGTTTCAGTATTTTCGGGGGTGGAGGAGCCATCGAGTTGGACGAGTTTGATGTGCTTGCGACCGATCTGAATTTCAAATTCGGTTCCTGGCTCCAGGCCCATCTGGCGCGTATAAGCGGTACCGATGAGCAGGTTGCCGTTTTGTTGGACTTTGATACGATAGCTGGCTTTACGGCCACCACGCACACCTTCGCCTTCCTCTTGCTGCGGCGTGAGAGAGATATTGTTGGCTTGCAAGATTGCACTTTGAAAGGCCAGCATTTTTACCCGCTTTTGCCCCGACTTGGTGACGGTTGTGTAACCGGCAAGTTCAGCGAGTTGCTTGGCACTTTTGCTCTGGTTCTCTTTGATCAGCTTTAACAGTTCCTTGCCTTGAAATGCTGCCATCTTCGCTCCACTCATCTGAGATCGAGTTAACTTGAAACATATTACATCAGTTCATCTAAATGAAAACTGGCTGCCGGATCATAAAGCTTGATCAATCGTATTTTTAGATGAGATTTGCCGGGCGAGCGGTCCCTCGATGTGCGATCGCCTCCTGCGATCGCGTCTTGGCCAGCCCAGAGATCGGCGAGTTGTTGAGTCCAATCCGGGCGCGATCCGGGGCACTAGCGGTGCAAAATAGAAGGCACTGCGCTGATGGATCTGCTCTCTATGACTTCTGCTCGCACCCGCTCTGAGATTCGGCCTGTGCTCTGGGATGGCCAGTCCTGTCTGCTCATCGACCAGACGGCGTTGCCTGGCTCTTTGCGCACCGTCGCGATCGAGACGAGCGAGCAGATGGCCACTGCCATCCGCACGATGATCGTGCGCGGTGCCCCGGCGATCGGGGTGGCCGCCGCCTTCGGGATGGTCCTGGGACGGCGCGAGGCCGATCCGGCCCAGCCGCTGCCCCACCTCCAGAAAGTTGCCAGTCTGCTCAG harbors:
- a CDS encoding glycoside hydrolase family 31 protein, with the translated sequence MPQYFGQLPTSDLPWSTPQAITSWTRHLRGVRFECGGPTLDLTVLAHDLVRVRFAPGGTFLPRRSWAVSRHDSEWPAVDFGFAERSEGFELTTEQLRIVVERATCRLGCFDPAGRAFACDSAAGLGWRTGQIAAWKRIEADEHFYGFGERTGLLDKRSERLTNWATDALDYGSLTDNMYQAIPFFIALRPGLAYGVFLNSTFFSHFDLGAEKSGCWQMQTCAPELDYYLIYGPTPERILFRYTELTGRAPLPPIWALGYHQCRWSYDSEDEVYELARTFRSRRIPCDVIHLDIDYMRGYRVFTWSPSRFSDPKKLISDLGSQGFRTVAIVDPGVKYEPEANYAVFDQGLAKNYFVRTASGQLFHGYVWPDKAVFPDFLNSAVRRWWGDWHARLTEMGVAGIWNDMNEPTIDDRPFGDGGTKISFPSDAAAGDPAEQATWAEGHNLYGQQMVRACREGLDRLRPTERSFVLTRSGFAGIQRYGAVWMGDNQSQWEHLELSLPMLCNMGLSGVAFVGADIGGFARNATAELFARWMQVGTLYPLMRGHSALHTARHEPWVFGERVEAICRKYIELRYQLLPYLYTLFWRAMTHGEPILRPLVYQYPDDERTYQLHDQVLLGPLLMAAPILRPGSDCRAVYLPAGLWHDWWTGERFEGPAHILAHAPLDRLPLYVPAGAALPMNPVRQHTGEPTDALIWRVWPGEGSWTLYEDDGNSFAYREGQWATTTCRVQQTAVELTERQGNWQPPERQIRIELLGCGSRQFCDDGAARQLLFRESCN
- a CDS encoding AbrB family transcriptional regulator, whose protein sequence is MAAFQGKELLKLIKENQSKSAKQLAELAGYTTVTKSGQKRVKMLAFQSAILQANNISLTPQQEEGEGVRGGRKASYRIKVQQNGNLLIGTAYTRQMGLEPGTEFEIQIGRKHIKLVQLDGSSTPENTET